AGCCCTCGACGGATACGGCATCGGCTGGGTCGAGATCGACAACGCCGAAGCCGACGACGTCATCGCCACCCTCACCGCCCGCTACCCGGACCGGCCCGTGCGGATCATGTCCGCCGACCAGGACTACTACCAGCTCCTGGACGGCGAACACGTCAAGATCATCAACCGCTCCCGGAAGGCGTCCGCGCGGATCATCACCGCCACCGAGATCGTCGAGCGGTACGGCGTCACCCCGGCCCAGTGGCCCGACTACCGGGCGCTGACCGGCGACACGTCGGACAACATTCCCGGGGTCAAGGGCATCGGCGCCAAGACGGCCGGCGCGCTCCTGGCCGGCGGGCTCACCCTTGAGGACCTGCCCGACTCCGGGCGCCTGACCGGAGCGAAGGGCGCGGCTATCACTGCGGGTTGGAGCGATGTGCTGCGGTGGCGCGAGCTCAGCCGGATGCGGCGGGACGTGCCCGTCACCTGGCAGGCCACCGGCACCGTCAGCCCGCTCCTGC
The Streptomyces sp. NBC_01296 DNA segment above includes these coding regions:
- a CDS encoding 5'-3' exonuclease; its protein translation is MGNPARLRSQVAPLLLVDGFNVLWRGHFGFPAPVFSRDKTRNLTGLFAFFALLRASVRDDLDTEPVEICVVLDGENGSADRKDADADYKANRESTPAALEPIQFLAPIKEALDGYGIGWVEIDNAEADDVIATLTARYPDRPVRIMSADQDYYQLLDGEHVKIINRSRKASARIITATEIVERYGVTPAQWPDYRALTGDTSDNIPGVKGIGAKTAGALLAGGLTLEDLPDSGRLTGAKGAAITAGWSDVLRWRELSRMRRDVPVTWQATGTVSPLLPKPADVVEKLGLW